AGAACAATGGTTCGTCCCGGTACCTGCACTCATGGACGGTAACTCCTTGAGCCCGAAGCCCGTCGCGGAGCGACACCTCACGGTAGTAATCACCGTTATAATCTCCGAGTAAAATAACGGTTCGACCATCATCGTCCATCGTTGAGTCGCGGTATATTCGGGGGAGCGAAAAGGCTGCCGATTAGTGGTGACGTTCCTGAGGGCCAATTCCCGACAGCATTACCGACCAGTGGGGCATTCCTGTGCCCAGTCACTGATTCCCGGTACTACAGATATCCGAGATGTTCCAGCTCTTCGCGGGCCTCCTCGGAAATTTCTTCCGTTCCTTTGGAAAGTCGAATCGAGAGGTCATCAATCTCCTGAATGTACTCTCTGGCCTCGGAAGGAGTGAATCCAGGGTCCCCAAACGTTCTCGTTGGCCGGAGATGGTGGTAGAGCGCACCGAAAGCGCGGAACACATCCCTCCCTCGAAGCGGATTGAATAACGGAGCCTGACGGAACGCATGTACGCCGAGACCAGGGACACTTGTCTCATTAAACACTACTCCACCGTTGGCATCCCAGACGCTCCGAAGATTCTGATCGTAGTAGTTCTGGAACGAGAACTCCTCAAGACTGTGGGGTTTGTCACGGTGTTCGCACAGTCGGTACGGAGGACTTCCGTCAGTGAATACCGAGTCACCAGGCATCGTCCATGGTTTCTCCTCGTCTAACGCGTCAATGATTGTTGGAAGGATATCGACGTGACTCATAAACTCTGGAACTACGGGCTGACTCGAGGAATCCGGACATCTGATAACTGTTGGGACCTCGACGAGCTCCGGCACTAAGGGGTCGCCATGACTCTGCTCACTGTACTCACCGAGCAGTTCCCCGTGGTCAGAGGTGAATATCACCAAGGTCTCGTCCAAGAGTCCGGCCGAATCCAGTTCGTCGAGACGCTGTCGAAAGCGTTCTCCCACCTGTTTACTGGCTGCTTCGTAATCGGATCGAATCCGGCTCCACTCTACGTTTTTCCCGCCAAAGTACTCTTGGGGTCCGACATCGATGTCCTTGTAGCTTGAATAATTATATGGTGCGTGCGTCGTCATGTCCCGCTCCAAGACAATGAACGGTTCTTCAAGACTTTCGACAGGGTTTGATGTGTCTTGTTCCATTCCTAGCACTTTAGCCAGTTCGGTGTTGTAAATCTGGAAGAAGCGGGTATCATAGGTCTCTGCGACGGCGTTCAAATAGTTGAACCGTGGCTCAAGCCTGTTTGTAAACGCATGTGTTTGATGCTGGTAGGGATAAAGTCCAGATACGATACTCGAGAACCCCTCCGGGGAGATTGTTCCAGATGAAACAGTTGGGACGTATTCCCCAACTTCCTTGACGGAATCTGGGAGATAGTCGTCTCTCAAGGCGTCTGCGGCAAAGATGTAGACGTTGTTTATACTCATGGGTGGGCTTGGTCATATCACGAAATAACTTTTGTGAATAGTAGTCGATTTTCTCGTTGTGGAGTCCAGATGCAGTCATGAACTCACTTGGTGAGTCAACGCACACATCCAATATAATGATAATATGTTTGGACTCATCAAGTTTATAATAAATCAGATGGTGGGGAATTTAAATGGGGGGACATGATGGCAATTGACTGTCCCATAGTAGCCATAAGACATAAATTTGGATAAAATAAGGGCTATCTATGATTCGCAGGGTTCGTCAATTATATCATAATGATGGCGTTGTACGTGTGCTTTGGGGTGTTAACGATTATATACAAAATCACCTATTCACTTCTCTTAGTGGCTTCTTATCAGGCGACCTAATTTGGGAGAAGGACTGGGATGTACTTTGTATACTTGATGGATGCCGTGTCGATACCTTCAGAAACGTCTACGATAGAAACTGTGAATCCCTAACATCAGTAGGTTCAACAAGCAGTGAGTGGATCCAGAGCACTTTTGTTAACCAACAGTATCAGGATTTGTCTGAAGTGGGATATATATCTGCAAACCCGCACGCTTCTAATCTTGACCCGGACCAGTTTGGAGAACTGTGCTTAGTCGGAGTTCAAGAAACCGATTATGGAGTTGAAACGGTTCCACCTGACGTACTAACAGACCTCGCGATTAATTGCTGGCACAACAGAGACGATATCAGTCGGCTCGTCGTTCACTACATGCAACCGCACGTGCCGTTCCGGTCTCGTCCAGAGTGGTTCACATCGAATGTTGGTGAAGATAGCTGGGGGGCTGACATCTGGAAACAGATCCGGTACGACTTGGACAGGGAGGCCTTGTTTGAAGCGTATCGTGATAATTTGGACTGGGTACTCGGTGAGGATGGAATCACTACCCTGATCAACTCAATCGACGCGAAGGTTGCCCTTACGGCAGACCATGGTAATGCTGCCGGCGAATGGAACGTGTATGGCCACCCGTTTGGGGCGCCTACTAAGGAAGTCCGCCATGTTCCTTGGGCCGAGATTTCAGCGAACAAATCTTCGGGCTATTCGACGAGTGAAGTTGATGTCAAGGATTTTGATGCAGAAGAGCAATTAGATGCTCTTGGATATAAATAATGGAAATTATATTAATGTGAATCAGTCTGTCCCTAGGTGAAACCAGCCAACTTCCTTCGGATTTCTCGAACTGACGTGAGAACCAGAAATAATAAAATATTCACCATTATTCCTCCCCTCAGATTTTTATAAGGAATCTATTAGGAAATCGATTGGGGAGAAAGGAGTACAGATTTATCCCCGGACCCGATACACAGGCATATGAAATCATCAGTGGAAGAGCCCAACATATTATTAGTTGTCTGTGATACTTTGCGTCCAGATTATATTTCTCCTTACAATAAGGAACGTGAAACACCCTTCTTTGATCGATTCGCGGAGTCTGGGACTATCTTTGAGCAGGCTTTCGCGGCAGGTCCAGGATCGTCTATCTCCCACGCGGCACTTTTCAGCGGGCAATACCCCTCCACCAACGGAGTCGGTGGACAAGTTGACTTCCCGCCGACGAAACCCCATATCGCAGATTTATTACGAGAGGCAGGGTATACCACGTTTGGTATGCCTGGCCCCTCACGAATTGGGTCACACTGGAACTACGATCGGGGATTTGAAGAGTATCTTGAAAAATGGAAGGATATTCCCTCTTCAATTAGTTTCGGAGATTTGAAAAGAGGTATCGAAAATCCTTCGTTGGTGAGTCCGATGCCTAAAGAGGTTTTGCGGCGCGCAGTATACGGAGATGACGATTTTACTTCATATCTAATTGATGTATTTAGTAACAAGACGCAGTCCCTTGAGGAACCGTGGTTCTCTTTCATAAATATTACAACGGCTCATGGGCCATATAATCCTCCCCGTCCGTATAAACAAAAGAAGGTCCCAGAGTTAAATCGGTCTAAATTAGGATTCTTAGAGCCGATTACTTCCGAGTATATCAGCCGCC
This window of the Haloarchaeobius amylolyticus genome carries:
- a CDS encoding sulfatase-like hydrolase/transferase, whose amino-acid sequence is MSINNVYIFAADALRDDYLPDSVKEVGEYVPTVSSGTISPEGFSSIVSGLYPYQHQTHAFTNRLEPRFNYLNAVAETYDTRFFQIYNTELAKVLGMEQDTSNPVESLEEPFIVLERDMTTHAPYNYSSYKDIDVGPQEYFGGKNVEWSRIRSDYEAASKQVGERFRQRLDELDSAGLLDETLVIFTSDHGELLGEYSEQSHGDPLVPELVEVPTVIRCPDSSSQPVVPEFMSHVDILPTIIDALDEEKPWTMPGDSVFTDGSPPYRLCEHRDKPHSLEEFSFQNYYDQNLRSVWDANGGVVFNETSVPGLGVHAFRQAPLFNPLRGRDVFRAFGALYHHLRPTRTFGDPGFTPSEAREYIQEIDDLSIRLSKGTEEISEEAREELEHLGYL